From Rutidosis leptorrhynchoides isolate AG116_Rl617_1_P2 chromosome 3, CSIRO_AGI_Rlap_v1, whole genome shotgun sequence, a single genomic window includes:
- the LOC139902970 gene encoding CBL-interacting protein kinase 2-like, translating into MEIMDVKGSVLMERYELGRLLGQGTFAKVYYGRNTRTGQGVAIKVIDKEKVIRVGLMTQIKREISIMRLVKHPNILQLYEVMATKTKIYFALEYAKGGELFDKVSKGRLKESVARKYFQQLINAVDFCHSRGVYHRDLKPENLLLDENDNLKVSDFGLSALAESKHQDGLLHTTCGTPAYVAPEVINRKGYDGDKADIWSCGVILYVLLTGYLPFHDSNLMEMYRKIGKAEFKCPNWFPPEVKRLLTRMLDPNPTYRITIAKIKENTWFKKGTNVKKPRNENENESDRASSSSEEKREVMRPPHLNAFDIIALSPGFDLTALFEEPRQKKEARFTSCRPASVIISKLEEVAKLLKMKISKREPGLMKLEGTKEGRKGILSIDAEIFELAQSFHMVEVNKSNGDTLEYQKVLNEGLRPGLQDIVWTWQPESLASPEQPVQPEQLGPLPPQQDQLP; encoded by the coding sequence ATGGAAATCATGGATGTTAAAGGGAGCGTTTTGATGGAAAGATATGAGTTAGGTAGATTACTCGGTCAAGGGACATTTGCAAAGGTATATTACGGTAGAAATACAAGAACGGGTCAAGGTGTGGCTATTAAAGTAATAGACAAGGAGAAGGTAATACGGGTCGGGCTTATGACCCAGATCAAACGAGAGATATCTATTATGAGACTAGTAAAACACCCTAACATTTTACAGCTTTATGAAGTAATGGCCACCAAAACTAAGATATATTTCGCGTTGGAATATGCAAAAGGAGGCGAGCTTTTTGATAAGGTATCGAAAGGTCGGTTAAAAGAATCTGTTGCCCGTAAATATTTTCAGCAGTTAATCAACGCGGTTGATTTTTGTCATAGCAGAGGGGTTTATCATCGAGATTTGAAACCCGAGAACTTATTATTGGATGAAAATGATAATTTGAAAGTTTCTGATTTCGGGTTAAGTGCTTTAGCCGAATCTAAGCATCAAGACGGGCTACTTCATACCACGTGTGGGACCCCTGCTTATGTGGCACCTGAAGTAATTAACCGAAAAGGGTATGATGGGGATAAGGCTGATATTTGGTCATGTGGGGTCATTTTGTATGTTTTATTAACCGGTTATCTCCCGTTTCATGATTCAAATTTAATGGAAATGTATAGGAAAATTGGTAAGGCGGAATTTAAATGCCCAAATTGGTTTCCACCCGAGGTTAAACGATTGTTAACAAGAATGTTGGATCCGAATCCGACTTATAGGATCACAATTGCAAAGATTAAAGAAAACACATggtttaaaaagggaacaaatgttaAAAAACCAAGAAACGAGAATGAAAATGAGTCCGATAGAGCTTCGAGTTCGTCTGAGGAAAAACGGGAAGTAATGAGGCCTCCACACTTGAATGCATTTGACATAATTGCCCTTTCACCAGGGTTTGACTTGACTGCATTGTTTGAAGAACCTAGGCAAAAGAAAGAAGCAAGATTTACTTCATGTCGACCTGCGTCGGTTATTATATCGAAACTTGAAGAAGTTGCTAAACTTTTGAAGATGAAGATTAGTAAACGAGAACCGGGATTGATGAAATTGGAGGGAACAAAGGAGGGTAGAAAAGGAATTTTGTCAATTGATGCTGAAATATTTGAACTTGCTCAATCCTTTCACATGGTTGAGGTGAATAAATCTAATGGAGATACTTTGGAATATCAAAAAGTATTAAACGAGGGTTTAAGACCCGGCCTTCAAGATATCGTTTGGACATGGCAACCCGAGTCCCTAGCATCACCGGAGCAACCAGTACAACCAGAGCAACTAGGCCCACTGCCACCTCAGCAGGATCAGCTGCCTTGA
- the LOC139899078 gene encoding CBL-interacting serine/threonine-protein kinase 11-like — protein sequence MPEVGNIASGVQPPNSLFGKYELGKLLGCGAFAKVYYARDIATGQSLAVKVFNKQKITNNSSLMSNIEREIDIMRRLRHPNIVKLYEVLATKTKIYFVMEFVKGGELFAKVAKTRLSESQSRKYFQQLISAIEYCHSRGVYHRDLKPENLLIDENGNLKVSDFGLSALTGHIRDDGLLHTLCGTPAYVAPEILTKRGYNGSKADLWSCGVILFVLTAGYLPFNDPNLMMMYKKIYKGNYQFAKWMSSDLRRLLARLLDTNPTTRITIDEITSNPWFKKGSSGTKFYDCEDEEFLVKPEPDAKTTPLNAFDIISFSSGLNLSPFFDSTYNTHSQGEKLVVAGPPEEVINKIQEIVKEDNVRIKKRRDWGVELVWQNGKFVIGFEVFRLTERMAVVEVHSRGGGAELYDQIWTNRIKPELLERRFDIEHSQH from the coding sequence ATGCCAGAGGTCGGAAACATTGCTTCCGGCGTACAACCACCCAACTCCTTGTTTGGTAAATATGAGCTAGGAAAACTCTTAGGGTGCGGCGCTTTCGCCAAAGTCTACTATGCTAGGGATATTGCCACGGGCCAAAGTCTCGCAGTTAAAGTATTCAATAAACAAAAGATCACTAATAACTCGAGTCTCATGTCAAACATCGAGCGCGAGATTGATATCATGCGCAGGCTTCGACATCCCAACATTGTTAAATTGTAtgaagttttagctacgaaaacgaAGATATATTTCGTGATGGAGTTTGTTAAAGGTGGTGAGTTGTTTGCTAAGGTGGCAAAGACCCGTCTTAGCGAATCTCAAAGCCGAAAATACTTTCAACAATTGATCTCCGCGATCGAATATTGTCATTCTCGGGGTGTTTATCACCGAGATTTGAAACCCGAGAATCTTTTGATCGATGAGAATGGTAATTTGAAGGTTTCGGATTTTGGTTTGAGTGCTTTAACGGGGCACATTCGAGACGATGGTTTGTTACATACGTTGTGTGGTACACCGGCTTATGTTGCACCCGAGATCCTTACGAAGAGAGGATACAACGGATCCAAAGCGGATTTATGGTCGTGTGGGGTCATTTTATTCGTGTTGACGGCCGGATACTTACCATTTAACGATCCGAATCTCATGATGATGTATAAGAAAATCTACAAAGGGAATTATCAGTTCGCGAAATGGATGTCTTCGGATCTTAGAAGACTATTGGCTCGTCTTCTTGATACAAATCCAACGACAAGGATCACGATTGACGAGATAACAAGTAATCCGTGGTTCAAGAAAGGAAGTTCGGGAACAAAGTTTTACGATTGCGAAGATGAAGAGTTCTTGGTGAAGCCAGAACCGGATGCTAAAACGACGCCATTAAACGCGTTCGACATCATCTCATTTTCCTCGGGTTTAAACCTCTCGCCTTTTTTTGATAGCACGTATAACACACATAGTCAAGGCGAGAAACTAGTGGTTGCGggcccaccagaggaagttattaaCAAGATTCAGGAGATTGTAAAAGAGGATAATGTGAGGATAAAGAAACGGCGAGATTGGGGTGTGGAGTTGGTATGGCAAAACGGTAAATTTGTGATTGGGTTCGAGGTTTTTCGATTAACGGAACGAATGGCGGTAGTGGAAGTTCATAGTAGAGGTGGAGGTGCAGAGTTGTATGATCAAATTTGGACGAACAGGATTAAACCAGAGCTGCTCGAAAGACGATTTGACATTGAACATTCACAACATTAA
- the LOC139902385 gene encoding protein GRAVITROPIC IN THE LIGHT 1, which produces MDSVTKPTKPSSNISDIVSKFAEVCKFRSIGVFSSENPNQFQDQDICNDVKECVDSVCSSKSSWSGDDEILKLFDLMSELKLAYVQLQKAHIPYDYDKIRAADELVFSNLDGMCKVRRAFKEKQFQKSSSLKACLGVLQAESKVQERLLERLKGEAKKKDGEISYLKREMCDLDAKNRMLLKEIKCKKRESIKRLTLSSVDNVIKEVSKGIHDFAKPLIALMKASGWNLDEAANSIQDSVVYSVRSHKKYAFETYISRRMFYGFGSKPCNLDDVLRFKDPVDVLIEDPNCSFAEFCRTKYLLIVHPKIEASFFGNLDQRNFVCSGRHPITPFYQLFVKMARWVWLLQGIAASEPNSEMFIVNRGSQFSDSYMENVEGCKNDMGSLDEQHVRYKVELMVMPGFRIGDKLFKSRVYLSEISNVS; this is translated from the coding sequence ATGGATAGTGTAACTAAACCTACAAAACCGTCATCAAATATATCAGATATTGTATCGAAATTTGCGGAAGTTTGTAAATTTAGGTCGATCGGTGTGTTTTCATCTGAAAACCCTAATCAGTTTCAGGATCAGGATATATGTAATGATGTGAAAGAATGTGTTGATTCTGTGTGTAGTAGTAAGAGTAGTTGGAGTGGTGATGATGAGATCTTGAAACTGTTTGATTTAATGTCTGAACTAAAGTTAGCTTATGTTCAGCTTCAAAAAGCTCATATTCCTTATGATTATGATAAAATTAGGGCTGCTGATGAGCTTGTGTTCTCGAATCTTGATGGTATGTGTAAAGTTAGGCGTGCGTTTAAGGAGAAACAGTTTCAGAAATCGAGTTCGCTTAAGGCTTGTTTGGGCGTTTTACAAGCAGAGAGTAAGGTTCAGGAGAGGTTGTTGGAAAGGTTAAAGGGTGAAGCTAAGAAGAAAGATGGTGAAATCAGTTATTTAAAGAGGGAAATGTGTGATTTGGATGCAAAAAATAGGATGTTACTTAAAGAGATTAAGTGTAAGAAAAGGGAATCTATAAAACGATTGACTTTATCGTCTGTTGATAATGTTATCAAGGAGGTTTCAAAGGGTATTCATGATTTTGCTAAGCCGTTAATTGCTTTGATGAAGGCTTCAGGGTGGAATTTAGATGAGGCTGCTAATTCGATTCAAGATTCGGTTGTGTATTCTGTTAGATCTCATAAGAAATATGCGTTTGAAACATACATTTCGAGGAGAATGTTTTATGGATTTGGTTCAAAACCATGTAATCTTGACGACGTTTTGAGGTTTAAAGATCCGGTTGATGTTTTAATCGAAGATCCTAATTGTAGCTTTGCTGAATTCTGTAGAACAAAGTACCTTTTAATAGTTCATCCAAAGATAGAAGCTTCTTTTTTTGGAAATTTGGATCAGAGGAATTTTGTGTGTAGTGGAAGGCATCCGATTACGCCATTTTACCAGTTATTTGTTAAAATGGCAAGGTGGGTTTGGCTTCTTCAGGGGATTGCAGCTTCAGAGCCTAATAGCGAAATGTTTATAGTCAATCGGGGAAGTCAATTTTCTGATAGTTATATGGAAAACGTCGAGGGGTGCAAGAACGATATGGGCTCGTTAGATGAGCAACATGTTAGGTACAAAGTTGAGCTGATGGTTATGCCAGGGTTTAGAATTGGTGATAAATTATTTAAGTCGCGCGTTTATTTATCTGAAATCAGCAATGTTTCTTAA